The Psychroflexus sp. ALD_RP9 region GCTTTGTATTTAAGAGTGAGCGATTTAATTGCTCAAAATGAAAAGCCTCAAGTTTCGCCAGAAGCCTCTATAAAAGAAGTTATTGTAGAGATTTCTGAAAAAATGTTAGGCGTAACAGCTGTTATTGATAATGCTGAAGTTGTAGGTGTTATTACAGATGGTGACTTAAGACGAATGCTGAAAAATAATGATGATTTTAGTCGTTTAAAAGCAAAAGATATAATGAGTGTTTCACCAAAAACTATTTCACATGATGCCATGGCTGTAGATGCTTTAGAAGTTCTTGAAGCAAATGATATTTCTCAAATTATTGCTCTAGAAAATACAACTTATGCAGGTGTTGTTCATATTCATAATTTAGTTAAAGAAGGCATTATATAGATGGCAAAAAAGAAACAAAAGGATCCTGCAAACATGTCATTTTTAGATCATTTAGAAGATTTAAGATGGCATTTGGTGCGTTCGGTATTGGGTATATTGATTGCTGCGACCTTAGCTTTTATTTTTAAACAATTTATTTTTGACGTTATCATCTTTGGTCCAAAGCGTATCGACTTTTATACCTATCGTGTGCTTTGTGATATTGCCAGTTTTTTAGATTTTGAGCAAAGCTTTTGTTACGAAGAATTACCGTTTAGGATCCAAAGCCGAACCATGGCTGGACAATTTAGCGCCCATGTTTGGACGTCTATTACAGCTGGTTTTATAGTGGCTTTTCCTTACGTGATTTATCAGTTTTGGTCTTTTATTAAGCCTGCTTTGCATACAAGTGAGCGAAAAAATGCACGACTTTTTATTTTTTCATCCTCACTTTTATTTTTTATGGGTGTTATTTTTGGTTACTATGTTATTACCCCATTATCAATTAATTTTTTAGGCTCATATACAGTAAGTGAGCAGGTTTTTAATGATTTTGATTTAAGCAGTTATATTGGTTTACTTAGAGCTTCAGTTTTAGCTAGTGGTTTAATTTTTGAACTCCCAATTATTATCTACTTCTTAACTAAAGTTGGCTTAGTAACACCTCAATTCTTAAAAAAGAATCGAAAATACGCCTTGGTATTTATCTTGATTATTTCAGCAGTTATCACACCACCAGATATTGCTAGTCAGGTAATCGTATCTATTCCTGTGTTAATTTTGTATGAAATTAGTATTTATATTTCAAAATTTGTCCTCAGAAAACAAAAGAAACAAAACCGTAAAACATCTTAAAAGAAATTAAAAATGA contains the following coding sequences:
- the tatC gene encoding twin-arginine translocase subunit TatC produces the protein MAKKKQKDPANMSFLDHLEDLRWHLVRSVLGILIAATLAFIFKQFIFDVIIFGPKRIDFYTYRVLCDIASFLDFEQSFCYEELPFRIQSRTMAGQFSAHVWTSITAGFIVAFPYVIYQFWSFIKPALHTSERKNARLFIFSSSLLFFMGVIFGYYVITPLSINFLGSYTVSEQVFNDFDLSSYIGLLRASVLASGLIFELPIIIYFLTKVGLVTPQFLKKNRKYALVFILIISAVITPPDIASQVIVSIPVLILYEISIYISKFVLRKQKKQNRKTS